From Glycine soja cultivar W05 chromosome 4, ASM419377v2, whole genome shotgun sequence, the proteins below share one genomic window:
- the LOC114410649 gene encoding uncharacterized protein LOC114410649, translating to MTELRSGFLKKRHRIVVAWRVEDGGAMAVMADMVARRKMAEFFFFVHGRSWADPTQPYPSSFIVEPSSDAAIASATRKNKADPGWKYCHPLVEGDTNTIVCNFCGKITKGGITKAKQHLIGKSGNVAACKKTPPNVVEELKEYMATKKSGSTYSTFGSGNMANIRDFEFGEPIGCDGSEEDEFADFCNVAASAKTKCGTKKGPMDKFCKNPENAINRRKMEMLRQMNIRESMDKNEVLKVHQHIARFWYQAGLSFNLIKLKSFENMVAAIGQYGSYLPIPSYHDIRVPLLKKEVEYTENLMKGHREQWVKYGCTIMSDAWTDRKQRCIINFLINSQAGSMFLKSVDGSDFVKKGEKLFELLDAIVVEVGEENVVQVVTDNGSNYVLVGKLLEEKRKHIYWTPCAAHCIDLMLEDIGKLPLIRKTIRRAINLVGFIYAHSSTLSLLRNFTNKRELVRHAITRFATSYLTLERLHKEKENIRKMFTSDEWTLNKLSKEPKGKEATKVVLMPSFWNSVVYTLKVMAPLVKVLRLVDGKKKPAMGYIYEAMDKMELSAS from the exons ATGACGGAGTTGCGTAGcggatttttgaaaaaacgcCACCGAATAGTGGTGGCGTGGCGGGTTGAAGATGGCGGCGCCATGGCGGTCATGGCGGATATGGTGGCGAGGCGGAAAATggcagaattttttttttttgtccacgGTAGGAGTTGGGCTGACCCGACCCAACCCTACCCG TCCTCTTTTATAGTTGAACCATCATCTGATGCTGCTATTGCAAGTGCAACGAGGAAAAATAAGGCAGATCCAGGCTGGAAATATTGTCATCCACTGGTGGAAGGAGATACAAACACCATTGTTTGTAATTTCTGTGGAAAAATCACAAAGGGAGGAATAACCAAAGCCAAACAACACCTGATTGGGAAGTCGGGTAACGTTGCAGCTTGCAAGAAAACTCCACCAAATGTAGTCGAAGAGTTGAAGGAATATATGGCTACCAAAAAAAGTGGGAGCACTTACAGTACTTTTGGCAGTGGTAATATGGCAAATATAAGAGATTTTGAATTTGGTGAACCAATTGGATGTGATGGAAGTGAAGAAGATGAGTTTGCAGACTTTTGTAATGTTGCTGCAAGTGCAAAGACAAAGTGTGGAACTAAAAAAGGACCAATGGACAAATTTTGTAAGAATCCAGAAAATGCAATCAATCGGAGAAAAATGGAGATGTTGAGGCAAATGAACATAAGAGAGTCAATGGATAAGAATGAAGTATTGAAGGTGCATCAACATATTGCTCGCTTTTGGTACCAAGCAGGTTTGTCATTCAACCTCATTAAATTGAAAAGCTTTGAGAATATGGTTGCAGCCATTGGTCAATATGGGTCATATTTGCCCATTCCTAGCTATCATGACATTAGAGTTCCACTCCTGAAGAAGGAAGTTGAATATACTGAAAATTTGATGAAAGGTCATAGGGAGCAATGGGTCAAGTATGGTTGTACTATTATGTCTGATGCATGGACTGATCGGAAACAAAGatgcatcattaattttttgattaacTCTCAAGCTGGTTCCATGTTTTTGAAGTCTGTTGATGGATCTGATTTTGTAAAGAAAGGTGAAAAGCTTTTTGAGTTGCTTGATGCCATTGTGGTGGAAGTTGGAGAAGAGAATGTTGTTCAAGTTGTAACCGATAATGGGAGCAACTATGTTTTAGTAGGTAAGTTGTTAGAGGAGAAAAGGAAACATATTTATTGGACTCCTTGTGCAGCTCATTGTATTGATTTGATGCTTGAAGATATTGGGAAGCTTCCCTTGATAAGGAAGACAATTAGAAGGGCAATTAATCTAGTTGGGTTTATCTATGCCCATTCTAGTACCTTAAGTTTATTGAGAAATTTTACAAACAAGAGGGAATTGGTGAGACATGCTATTACTAGATTTGCCACTTCTTATCTAACCTTGGAAAGGCTtcacaaagagaaagaaaatattagaaaGATGTTTACTTCTGATgaatggaccttgaacaagctatCTAAGGAGCCTAAGGGAAAAGAAGCTACAAAGGTAGTTCTCATGCCTTCTTTTTGGAATAGTGTGGTTTACACTCTTAAAGTCATGGCTCCACTTGTGAAAGTGCTTCGTCTTGTGGATGGTAAAAAGAAACCAGCCATGGGCTATATTTATGAAGCAATGGACAAg ATGGAATTGTCAGCTTCATAG